Proteins from one bacterium genomic window:
- a CDS encoding DUF2807 domain-containing protein yields the protein MSRHRLLTVFASILSIALITAPAAAGRHFRHHDGDVIEGSGVMETRSFDLKDFEAIELEGAMDIEVAFGGRQEVAVTLDDNLFDNLELEVNGRTLTVGWDKSCDPDGDCRMRITMRKLKAVKIEGAGDIGIRDLSGDAFAYDLYGAGDLEIDGQVGELDITLNGAGDVEARALKAKRVKALVNGVGDVKVTATESIDARVNGVGEIDYWGEPEREKTRVGGIGEINRK from the coding sequence ATGTCGAGACACAGGTTACTCACCGTATTCGCCTCGATCCTATCGATCGCCCTGATCACCGCCCCCGCTGCCGCCGGCCGGCATTTCCGGCACCACGACGGCGACGTGATCGAGGGCTCTGGCGTGATGGAGACGCGCAGCTTCGACCTGAAGGACTTCGAGGCCATCGAGCTCGAGGGCGCCATGGACATCGAGGTCGCCTTCGGCGGCAGGCAGGAGGTCGCGGTCACGCTCGACGACAACCTCTTCGACAACCTCGAGCTGGAGGTCAACGGCAGGACCCTGACCGTCGGCTGGGACAAGAGCTGCGATCCCGACGGCGACTGCCGCATGAGGATCACCATGCGCAAGCTCAAGGCGGTCAAGATCGAGGGCGCCGGCGACATCGGGATCCGTGACTTGTCGGGAGACGCCTTCGCCTACGACCTGTACGGCGCGGGCGACCTGGAGATCGACGGCCAGGTGGGCGAGCTGGACATCACGCTCAACGGCGCCGGCGACGTCGAGGCCAGGGCGCTGAAGGCCAAGCGCGTCAAGGCGCTCGTCAACGGCGTGGGCGACGTGAAGGTCACGGCCACCGAGAGCATCGACGCCCGGGTCAACGGCGTGGGAGAGATCGACTACTGGGGCGAGCCCGAGCGGGAGAAGACGCGGGTCGGCGGCATCGGGGAGATCAATCGCAAATAG
- a CDS encoding AAA family ATPase, whose product MTRIKVLVAGDAITDHHMYLGERLYPSFTGRGTEIREAPGGASLLGELIRRCYDGDDAVLTETWSSGSRTDNSYAAWSPCPDNGGKRKQGVWRVTGMLGYSPRPDWRPAPDEEPVLSGDCDVAVIDDAALGFRFAAHGWPAWVTGRDAPPPAWVVVKMSHPACEGDLWYELRKRVLPDVERRARVVVVIPVEDLRRGGAMISRDHSWEDTVRDLLAELGNRDTLKDLASCGHLVVTFRNDGALWVDGTGDSVRRHLVFDPGCLEGCFENRFEGRVLGGGSCLTAAVVRSVLEHVRRDAAAAPLDLAAGIVRGLRATRTLLRLGHGAVSPATEPGFPYDRVTEVIKGEKGADEGAFVTSCVPEAAIDASERWSFLLNRCSYERTPLYGQARLLARCGKRPLKEVAPYGEFGNLFTVDRSELESFNGLRRLISDYRGNRALKKPLCIGVFGPPGAGKSFGVKQIAKGILGRNVPILEFNLSQFGEPNAKMLHGALHQARDKALEGEIPVVFWDEFDCNDLGWLQYLLSPMQDGSFLEGQIMHPIGRCVFVFAGGTRYTMKSFSEDWESGRFRRMKGPDFVSRLKGYLDVLGPNPRQLPGGGADAAWAPDPEDTSFPIRRVILMRGMLRLGDDEGLKMDPGLLSALVKIDKYEHGARSLETILSLTKRDDAGWLMKSGLPPKEHVDRQMNYDRLIELVREGERFEKECEKLAPYIHAYYRRKAHEKKWDFKYDVEFAELPLCIQQDNVAAARRIPEVLSLIGLQVVPEAAGEPVDAALVETMIRDNIEYLAEAEHEGWVRFKLENGWRGVESRDDRDDDLKEHDCLVPYRDLDGAMRERDRDSVRAYPEIVAQDEHIIVFEQ is encoded by the coding sequence ATGACGCGTATCAAGGTTCTGGTCGCCGGTGATGCCATAACCGATCACCACATGTACCTGGGAGAGCGGCTGTATCCCTCCTTCACCGGAAGGGGCACGGAGATTCGCGAGGCACCCGGCGGGGCCAGCCTGCTGGGCGAACTGATCCGCAGATGCTACGACGGCGACGACGCGGTGCTGACCGAAACCTGGTCCTCCGGCTCGAGGACGGACAACTCGTACGCGGCCTGGAGCCCTTGCCCCGACAACGGCGGCAAGCGGAAGCAGGGCGTCTGGCGCGTGACCGGCATGCTCGGCTACAGCCCCAGGCCCGACTGGCGTCCCGCTCCCGACGAAGAACCGGTCCTGTCGGGGGATTGCGACGTTGCCGTCATCGACGACGCCGCGCTGGGCTTCCGTTTCGCCGCGCACGGCTGGCCGGCCTGGGTCACGGGCCGCGACGCCCCCCCGCCCGCCTGGGTGGTCGTGAAGATGAGCCATCCCGCGTGCGAGGGCGACCTGTGGTATGAACTGCGCAAAAGAGTGCTGCCCGACGTGGAACGACGTGCCCGTGTCGTGGTCGTGATCCCCGTCGAGGACCTGCGCCGGGGCGGCGCCATGATCTCGAGGGATCATTCGTGGGAGGACACGGTCCGCGACCTGCTCGCCGAGCTCGGGAACCGCGACACCCTGAAGGACCTCGCTTCGTGCGGCCACCTGGTCGTCACGTTCCGCAACGACGGCGCCCTGTGGGTGGACGGCACCGGCGATTCGGTGCGGCGCCATCTCGTGTTCGATCCGGGTTGCCTGGAAGGTTGCTTCGAGAACCGTTTCGAGGGTCGGGTGCTGGGCGGCGGCTCGTGCCTGACGGCGGCCGTCGTCCGCTCGGTGCTGGAGCACGTGCGCCGGGACGCCGCCGCCGCGCCGCTCGACCTGGCGGCGGGCATCGTGCGGGGCCTGCGCGCCACGCGGACCCTGTTGAGGCTGGGTCACGGTGCCGTGTCGCCGGCTACGGAGCCGGGATTCCCCTACGATCGCGTGACGGAGGTCATCAAGGGCGAGAAGGGGGCTGACGAGGGCGCGTTCGTGACCAGCTGCGTCCCGGAAGCCGCGATCGACGCGAGCGAACGGTGGTCGTTCCTCCTGAACCGGTGCTCGTACGAACGCACCCCTCTCTACGGGCAGGCCCGTCTCCTGGCGCGATGCGGCAAGCGGCCGCTCAAGGAGGTCGCGCCGTATGGGGAGTTCGGCAACCTCTTCACCGTGGACAGGTCCGAGCTGGAGAGCTTCAACGGCCTGCGCAGGCTGATCAGCGACTACAGGGGGAACCGCGCCCTCAAGAAACCGCTCTGCATCGGCGTGTTTGGCCCTCCGGGCGCGGGCAAGTCCTTCGGCGTCAAGCAGATCGCCAAAGGGATCCTCGGCAGGAACGTGCCCATCCTGGAATTCAACCTCTCGCAGTTCGGCGAGCCCAACGCGAAGATGCTGCACGGCGCCCTGCACCAGGCCCGCGACAAGGCCCTGGAGGGCGAGATCCCCGTCGTGTTCTGGGATGAATTCGACTGCAACGATCTGGGCTGGTTGCAGTACCTGCTTTCCCCGATGCAGGACGGCAGTTTTCTCGAGGGCCAGATCATGCATCCGATCGGCAGATGCGTCTTCGTCTTCGCCGGGGGAACCCGCTATACCATGAAGAGCTTCTCCGAGGACTGGGAATCCGGCAGGTTCAGGCGGATGAAGGGCCCGGATTTCGTCAGCAGGTTGAAGGGATACCTGGACGTGCTCGGCCCCAACCCCCGCCAGCTTCCCGGCGGCGGCGCCGATGCGGCCTGGGCGCCGGATCCCGAGGACACGAGCTTCCCGATCCGGCGCGTCATCCTGATGCGGGGCATGCTGCGTTTGGGCGACGACGAGGGACTGAAGATGGACCCGGGACTGCTGTCCGCGCTTGTCAAGATCGACAAGTACGAACACGGCGCCCGCTCCCTCGAGACGATCCTCTCCCTGACCAAGCGCGACGACGCCGGCTGGCTGATGAAATCCGGCTTGCCGCCCAAGGAGCACGTGGACCGGCAGATGAACTACGACCGCTTGATCGAACTGGTCCGGGAGGGAGAGAGGTTCGAGAAGGAATGCGAGAAGCTGGCTCCGTATATCCACGCGTATTACCGCCGGAAGGCGCACGAGAAGAAATGGGACTTCAAGTACGACGTGGAGTTCGCTGAACTCCCCCTGTGCATCCAGCAGGACAACGTGGCCGCGGCGCGGCGGATTCCCGAGGTGCTGTCGCTGATCGGTCTCCAGGTGGTGCCGGAGGCGGCCGGCGAGCCCGTGGACGCGGCCCTCGTCGAGACGATGATCCGCGACAACATCGAATATCTGGCGGAGGCGGAGCACGAGGGATGGGTGCGGTTCAAGCTGGAGAACGGCTGGCGCGGGGTCGAGAGCAGGGACGACCGGGACGACGACCTGAAGGAGCACGACTGTCTCGTTCCCTACCGCGATCTCGACGGGGCGATGCGGGAGCGGGACCGCGATTCCGTCAGGGCGTATCCCGAGATCGTCGCCCAGGACGAGCACATCATCGTCTTCGAACAGTAG
- a CDS encoding DUF4231 domain-containing protein, whose amino-acid sequence MHGTRLCNTVSEAVLATAVAARKESLLEQLADSCARHAAAGDGQATARLADRFEAVIDHFLPRYVQVDLSARHYQIRYRRASVAVFSLAALAVIVASAQYIFGLPHAFVAAEVAAIASILLIFHLGNRFGWHRNWVDCRFLAERMRCGIFVAFLSGKSDAHEELHWSDRLVEESWCLEEFGRRWLQRPRLESAPPAALPILRDFMRRSWLNGQRDFHMRKQARGMCAHLSVSAASETLFWLTFVTAILHLLPHGWLRAVHVDGALSREVLTFLVIALPALGTAFAGVRGHFEFKKQATRSAVMVRHLRHLERRLRAVDDLEGLYHMVWETEQLMLQENAGWHLNTGFNEIVVEA is encoded by the coding sequence ATGCACGGGACACGATTGTGCAACACGGTTTCCGAGGCGGTCCTGGCGACGGCCGTCGCCGCGCGCAAGGAGAGCCTGCTGGAGCAGCTGGCCGACAGCTGCGCCAGGCACGCGGCGGCGGGCGACGGGCAGGCAACGGCGCGGCTGGCCGATCGCTTCGAGGCCGTGATCGACCATTTCCTGCCGCGTTACGTCCAGGTCGACCTGTCCGCGCGCCATTACCAGATCCGCTACCGCCGCGCCTCGGTCGCCGTCTTCTCGCTGGCCGCCCTGGCCGTGATCGTCGCGTCCGCCCAGTACATCTTCGGCCTGCCCCACGCCTTCGTGGCCGCAGAGGTGGCCGCCATCGCCTCGATCCTGTTGATCTTCCATCTGGGCAACCGCTTCGGCTGGCACCGCAACTGGGTGGATTGCCGCTTCCTGGCCGAACGGATGAGATGCGGCATCTTCGTCGCCTTCCTGAGCGGCAAGTCCGACGCCCACGAGGAGCTGCACTGGTCCGACCGGCTGGTCGAGGAATCGTGGTGCCTGGAGGAGTTCGGACGCCGCTGGCTGCAGAGGCCGCGGCTGGAGTCGGCGCCCCCGGCCGCGCTGCCCATCCTCCGGGATTTCATGCGTCGGTCCTGGCTCAACGGCCAGCGTGATTTCCACATGCGCAAGCAAGCCCGGGGGATGTGCGCCCACCTGTCCGTATCGGCGGCGAGCGAGACCCTGTTCTGGCTCACCTTCGTCACGGCGATCCTCCACCTGTTGCCGCACGGCTGGCTGCGCGCCGTTCACGTCGACGGGGCGCTGAGCCGCGAAGTGCTGACCTTCCTGGTGATCGCCCTGCCGGCGCTGGGCACGGCCTTCGCCGGCGTGCGCGGCCACTTCGAGTTCAAGAAGCAGGCGACGCGTTCCGCCGTGATGGTCCGCCACCTGCGCCATCTCGAGCGGAGGCTCCGTGCGGTGGACGACCTGGAGGGGCTGTATCACATGGTCTGGGAGACCGAGCAGCTCATGCTGCAGGAGAACGCCGGCTGGCACCTGAATACCGGCTTCAACGAGATCGTGGTCGAGGCTTGA
- a CDS encoding DUF11 domain-containing protein, producing the protein MDESGTVRVDFSEPADAATINASTFEVTGSESGPVTGTFAHAPSGLAFTFTPDTPFAPDEFVTCRLTDGVHDADGDPLDGDGDMYPGGDYVWEFCTFDQPCPTAPPIPTDLAATVDDATVALAWQMESEVAIVEYRIYRGETPESLTQIGAAPAGTLTYDDDTGISGTQYIYAVTAYNVVGRESPYSDDVCATPGDTEAPVQPTGLDTSTGDRLITLTWDNNDECDLVAYWITRTPEEGSPAVIDTVSALAGSSMTYGDDTVDNYVEYCYEIQAVDNAGLASGLSATACDAAEGPVADLALVKTVDVTNIDVGQTVTFTLEVTNNGPDTAFNTLAVDTLPDGLTFVSALPSQGEFGTLTGEWAIGQLDNAGVATLTLSATVDVPTDTLTNTATVADESSSDTVPDNDTDSAWVVGHACDLAVTKSVDDTDPSVGDEIVFKVKVENNGPDAAVDVVVEDALPGGLYYTSVVKSAGTYIGDNWRLGTMPVGQVDSMMVRATVLVADLIANTATVSVAHPPDPDDTNDTAEATIRGHSADLSLRKTADPYSPGLGDTVTFSLTIENNGPSTAYNVVVVDEEPEGLTDVSYIWSAADSDFEDGTWTIAELGVGQELVLQIGADMATEDPVTNCAFIASSDQADPNPNNDMICATVSSDPVDVSVTKSVDETYPALGDTVTFEVIVENHTDSEYDATGLCILDRSAPGLTFVSATPSAGSYDMGTGIWSLDTLAYGEQDTLTIEAEVDLAAEIVNTATIVGADQADPIQVNNSAEVAIVGRAADLAVTKTLDNSYPGQGDPIIFVVTVKNNGPSTATDVHVQDLLPANVLTLTGYDQTGVTYDEIGGDWLVGDLLPGAANSKSLTIYADVLLAEPFTNTAEISGSSLPDPRVDNNLAWAGGHLTFADLALSKDVSDDAPPVNTNVTYTLTVVNNGPDDTSDIVIRDVLPSGVTWVSDTSSAGDYDDATSLWTIDSLLDGASATLNIVVTADVLDEITNQAEIVSLNGIDDNPNDNSAIEDMLPIDPPPAVAITGITPASVGESITVTASATDNGGIQDGTVTLHYCEGASGAYTDVVMSPTATPDTYAGTIPGASVTAAGVDCYVSARDMADNLGESAHGALTITVTLLSNPSSQPGGTEQSAYRMISIPLELDDPRPGPVFEDDFGTYDPAKWRLFGLNESQSWENSEFPNCGDVIPGRGFFLIVKQAGLYFDAGPGGTVPTAAPFAINLNEGWNLIGNPYNYAVPMIGVSLESGDPVDMRNFVGSWAALSGASSLEPFNGYLVAANSDDDRLLIDPVGAQNKVMPASDPPPLWAVGIEARTGAALDNDNTAAVYEKADTDWDRLDRPEPPVIGDYVTVSFPHPEWETPFPAYCRDARPVDAESGGQSWDLEVRTNVEGRVELTFSGVESVPADHQVWLRDELLLINVDLREMDTYTFVGASSGSPHALKLVVGDADYIAEALPAEEAIPRQVTLFANFPNPFNPLTTIRYGLPRDGRVKLGIYDLRGRLVATLVDEDRPAGYHAAVWEGDDHAGRRVSSGVYLYRLVTGDAMKTQKMLLMK; encoded by the coding sequence GTGGACGAGTCGGGCACTGTCCGCGTCGATTTCAGCGAACCAGCCGACGCCGCAACAATCAACGCCTCCACGTTCGAGGTCACGGGCTCCGAATCAGGGCCGGTAACGGGGACATTCGCTCATGCCCCAAGCGGTCTCGCGTTCACCTTTACTCCCGACACGCCATTTGCCCCGGACGAGTTCGTGACCTGCCGGCTGACCGACGGCGTACATGACGCCGATGGAGATCCACTCGACGGCGACGGCGACATGTACCCGGGCGGTGATTACGTGTGGGAGTTCTGCACCTTCGATCAACCCTGTCCCACTGCACCGCCCATCCCGACCGACCTCGCAGCCACGGTCGATGACGCCACGGTCGCGCTGGCTTGGCAGATGGAATCCGAAGTCGCCATCGTTGAATATCGCATCTACCGTGGCGAAACACCCGAGAGCCTCACACAGATCGGTGCCGCCCCGGCGGGCACCCTGACCTACGACGACGACACCGGCATCTCGGGAACTCAGTATATCTATGCGGTTACGGCCTATAACGTTGTCGGGCGCGAAAGCCCGTACTCGGACGATGTTTGCGCCACCCCCGGTGATACCGAAGCCCCGGTTCAACCGACCGGTCTTGACACCTCGACCGGCGACCGCCTCATCACGCTGACCTGGGACAACAACGACGAGTGCGACCTCGTCGCCTACTGGATCACCCGCACGCCGGAGGAGGGCTCGCCGGCCGTGATCGATACGGTGTCGGCGCTAGCCGGCAGCTCGATGACGTACGGGGACGATACTGTGGACAACTACGTCGAGTATTGCTACGAGATCCAGGCAGTCGACAACGCGGGCCTGGCCAGCGGTCTCTCTGCGACCGCATGTGACGCGGCCGAGGGCCCCGTCGCCGACCTGGCCCTGGTCAAGACCGTCGATGTCACCAACATCGACGTAGGCCAGACCGTGACCTTCACCCTGGAAGTCACCAACAACGGCCCGGACACCGCCTTCAACACCCTGGCCGTGGACACTCTGCCCGACGGCCTGACCTTCGTGTCGGCCTTGCCGTCGCAGGGCGAGTTCGGCACGCTGACCGGCGAGTGGGCCATCGGGCAGCTCGATAACGCCGGGGTGGCCACCCTTACCCTCAGCGCCACCGTGGACGTGCCGACCGACACCCTGACCAACACCGCCACCGTCGCGGATGAGAGCTCTTCGGACACCGTTCCCGACAACGATACCGATTCAGCCTGGGTAGTCGGCCACGCCTGCGATCTCGCGGTCACCAAGTCGGTCGACGACACCGACCCCAGCGTGGGCGACGAGATCGTCTTCAAGGTGAAGGTCGAGAACAACGGGCCGGACGCGGCCGTGGACGTCGTCGTGGAAGACGCCCTGCCCGGAGGTCTGTACTACACCTCCGTGGTCAAGAGCGCCGGCACCTACATCGGTGACAACTGGCGGCTGGGCACCATGCCCGTCGGCCAGGTCGACTCGATGATGGTCCGCGCCACCGTGCTCGTGGCGGACCTGATCGCCAACACGGCGACGGTCAGCGTCGCCCATCCGCCCGATCCGGACGACACCAACGATACTGCCGAGGCGACCATCCGCGGCCACAGCGCCGACCTGTCGCTGCGCAAGACGGCCGATCCGTACAGTCCGGGACTCGGGGACACCGTCACTTTCTCGCTGACCATTGAAAACAATGGCCCCTCGACCGCCTACAACGTCGTCGTGGTCGACGAGGAGCCCGAGGGCCTGACGGATGTGAGCTACATCTGGTCCGCGGCAGACTCGGATTTCGAGGACGGCACCTGGACCATCGCCGAGCTGGGCGTCGGCCAGGAGCTTGTCCTGCAGATCGGCGCCGACATGGCGACCGAGGATCCCGTGACCAACTGCGCGTTCATCGCGTCCAGCGATCAGGCCGATCCCAATCCCAACAACGACATGATCTGCGCGACCGTGTCGTCCGATCCCGTAGACGTGTCCGTGACCAAGAGCGTCGACGAGACATACCCGGCGCTCGGCGATACCGTGACCTTCGAGGTCATCGTGGAAAACCACACCGACAGCGAATACGACGCCACGGGGCTGTGCATCCTGGACCGGTCCGCGCCGGGTCTGACCTTCGTGTCGGCCACGCCGTCGGCCGGCAGCTACGACATGGGGACCGGCATCTGGAGCCTGGACACTTTGGCCTACGGCGAGCAGGACACCCTGACCATCGAGGCCGAGGTGGATCTGGCCGCCGAGATCGTCAACACGGCGACGATCGTGGGGGCCGACCAGGCCGATCCGATCCAGGTCAACAACAGCGCCGAGGTCGCCATCGTGGGCCGGGCCGCGGATCTGGCGGTCACCAAGACGCTGGACAACTCCTATCCGGGCCAGGGCGACCCCATCATCTTCGTCGTGACCGTCAAGAACAACGGACCCAGCACGGCCACCGACGTGCACGTGCAGGATCTGCTGCCGGCGAACGTGCTGACGCTCACGGGCTATGACCAGACGGGCGTGACCTACGACGAGATCGGCGGCGACTGGCTCGTGGGCGATCTGTTGCCGGGCGCCGCCAACAGCAAGTCCCTGACGATCTACGCCGACGTCCTGCTCGCGGAACCGTTCACCAACACCGCCGAGATCTCCGGCAGCAGCCTGCCGGATCCGCGCGTCGACAACAACCTGGCCTGGGCCGGCGGACACCTGACCTTCGCCGACCTGGCCCTGAGCAAGGACGTGAGCGACGACGCGCCGCCGGTCAACACGAACGTGACCTACACGCTGACCGTCGTCAACAACGGTCCCGACGATACGTCCGACATCGTGATCCGCGACGTCCTGCCGTCGGGGGTGACCTGGGTCTCCGACACCTCCAGCGCAGGTGACTACGATGATGCCACCAGCCTGTGGACGATCGACTCCCTGCTCGACGGGGCGAGCGCCACGCTGAATATCGTCGTGACCGCGGACGTGCTGGACGAGATCACCAACCAGGCCGAGATCGTCAGCCTGAACGGCATCGACGACAACCCCAATGACAACTCGGCCATCGAGGACATGCTGCCCATCGATCCGCCGCCGGCCGTCGCGATCACCGGCATCACCCCGGCGTCCGTGGGCGAGTCGATCACCGTCACCGCGTCGGCGACCGACAACGGCGGCATCCAGGACGGCACGGTCACACTCCACTATTGCGAGGGGGCGTCAGGAGCCTACACCGACGTGGTCATGAGCCCGACCGCGACGCCCGACACCTATGCGGGCACGATCCCGGGCGCGTCGGTCACCGCGGCCGGCGTGGACTGCTACGTGAGCGCCCGCGACATGGCGGACAACCTGGGCGAATCGGCGCACGGGGCGTTGACGATCACCGTCACCCTCCTGTCCAACCCCAGTTCCCAGCCGGGCGGGACCGAGCAGAGCGCCTATCGCATGATCTCCATCCCGCTGGAACTGGACGACCCGCGGCCGGGGCCCGTGTTCGAGGACGATTTCGGGACATATGATCCGGCGAAGTGGAGGCTGTTCGGTCTGAACGAGTCGCAATCGTGGGAGAACTCGGAGTTTCCCAACTGCGGCGACGTGATCCCGGGTCGCGGGTTCTTCCTGATCGTCAAGCAGGCCGGCCTGTACTTCGACGCAGGTCCGGGCGGCACCGTGCCCACCGCCGCGCCGTTCGCGATCAACCTGAACGAAGGCTGGAACCTGATCGGCAACCCGTACAACTACGCGGTGCCCATGATCGGCGTCAGCCTGGAGTCGGGCGACCCTGTCGACATGCGCAACTTCGTCGGCTCGTGGGCGGCGCTCTCGGGGGCCAGCTCCCTGGAACCCTTCAACGGTTACCTGGTCGCCGCGAACAGCGACGACGACCGGCTGCTGATCGACCCGGTGGGTGCGCAGAACAAGGTGATGCCCGCGTCGGATCCGCCACCCCTGTGGGCCGTCGGTATCGAGGCCCGCACCGGCGCGGCGCTCGACAACGACAACACGGCGGCCGTCTACGAGAAGGCCGACACGGACTGGGATCGCCTTGATCGCCCCGAACCGCCGGTGATCGGCGACTACGTCACCGTCAGCTTCCCGCATCCCGAATGGGAGACGCCCTTCCCCGCCTACTGCAGGGACGCCCGCCCGGTCGACGCCGAGAGCGGTGGCCAGAGCTGGGATCTGGAGGTGCGCACCAACGTGGAGGGGCGCGTCGAACTGACGTTCTCCGGCGTCGAGTCGGTGCCCGCCGACCACCAGGTCTGGCTGCGGGACGAGCTGCTGCTGATCAACGTCGACCTGCGCGAGATGGACACGTACACGTTCGTTGGCGCCAGCAGCGGTTCGCCGCACGCCCTGAAGCTCGTGGTGGGCGACGCGGACTACATCGCCGAGGCGTTGCCCGCGGAAGAGGCGATCCCCCGCCAGGTGACGCTCTTCGCCAACTTCCCGAACCCGTTCAACCCGCTGACGACTATCCGTTACGGGCTGCCGCGCGACGGCAGGGTGAAGCTCGGGATCTACGACCTGCGCGGCCGTCTGGTCGCGACGCTCGTGGACGAGGACAGACCGGCCGGCTACCACGCCGCGGTCTGGGAAGGCGACGACCATGCGGGCCGGCGCGTCTCCAGCGGCGTGTACCTGTATCGCCTGGTGACCGGCGACGCGATGAAGACGCAGAAGATGCTGTTGATGAAGTAG
- a CDS encoding PEGA domain-containing protein codes for MGDGKKSVFISHSSEDERAVMLVCQALERNDIGCWVSSRDIPPKADWAVEITRGLEETKLVVLVLSENSVKSNEVLKELTLASQMKMPHVIFRIDKVKPNRGFMFHLSIEQWVPAANPPNDRQLQTLVGVVDRCLLDLKRTWWRPDPDGFWYRGGRKRTLPLLGLAIAAIAALGIFGVPYLRDLVIGDPADVTARRQMTQDASGADSLAAAERDTAGTPSDVTAITGQSSPILADTRGTVTLTTHPSGASVYLDGDHVGATPLRDHELEAGSYTASFRLAGYRSETRDVEVRAGGGSVVDVTLSRALTALEVTSIPSSAEVVLDGSRLGTTPCTFDRLTGGDHVVVVSKDGYATRRDTLALRVDRPYLHEARLERLVGHLTVTIVPSGSIAINGDPKAEDSNAPYTTALRPGTYEVEARHVIYGVWRKTVEIANGDEKNLVFDFTQEFDLTVTSNPSNATIYVNDRFRGCYTPYMISVRPGLRRIDVRLAGYHTLGARELMVEEGVGTFIHFDMQRTP; via the coding sequence GTGGGTGACGGGAAGAAATCTGTATTCATCAGCCATTCCAGCGAGGACGAACGCGCCGTCATGCTGGTCTGCCAGGCCCTGGAGCGCAACGACATCGGCTGCTGGGTCTCCAGTCGCGATATTCCTCCCAAGGCCGACTGGGCGGTCGAGATCACCCGGGGTCTCGAGGAAACCAAGCTGGTCGTCCTCGTCCTGTCGGAGAATTCCGTCAAGTCGAACGAGGTCCTGAAGGAGCTGACGCTGGCGTCTCAGATGAAGATGCCCCACGTCATCTTCCGCATCGACAAGGTGAAGCCGAACCGCGGCTTCATGTTCCACCTCAGCATCGAGCAATGGGTGCCCGCCGCGAATCCTCCCAACGACCGCCAGCTGCAGACTCTCGTGGGGGTAGTAGACCGGTGCCTGCTGGATCTCAAGCGCACCTGGTGGCGCCCCGACCCCGATGGTTTCTGGTACAGGGGCGGCCGGAAACGGACCCTGCCGTTGCTCGGCCTCGCGATCGCCGCGATCGCGGCCCTGGGGATTTTCGGCGTGCCCTACCTGCGCGACCTCGTCATCGGCGACCCTGCGGACGTCACGGCCCGCCGGCAGATGACGCAGGACGCGTCCGGCGCGGATTCCCTGGCGGCGGCCGAACGGGACACGGCGGGGACACCGAGCGACGTGACGGCCATCACCGGCCAGTCTTCCCCGATCCTGGCGGATACGCGGGGAACGGTCACGCTCACGACGCACCCGTCCGGCGCGAGCGTCTACCTCGACGGCGACCACGTCGGCGCCACCCCGCTGCGGGATCACGAGCTCGAGGCCGGTTCCTACACCGCCAGCTTCAGGCTCGCCGGCTATCGCTCCGAGACGCGCGATGTCGAGGTGCGGGCCGGCGGCGGCAGCGTCGTGGACGTGACCCTGTCCCGCGCGCTGACGGCTCTCGAGGTCACGTCGATCCCGAGTTCCGCCGAGGTCGTGCTGGACGGCAGCCGCCTCGGCACCACGCCCTGCACCTTCGATCGCCTGACCGGCGGCGACCACGTGGTCGTGGTGTCGAAGGACGGCTATGCGACACGGCGGGACACCCTGGCGCTGCGTGTGGACCGCCCCTACCTGCACGAGGCGCGGCTGGAGCGGCTGGTCGGTCACCTGACCGTCACGATCGTCCCCTCGGGCTCGATCGCGATCAACGGCGATCCGAAGGCGGAGGACTCCAATGCGCCCTACACCACGGCCCTGCGGCCGGGAACCTACGAGGTCGAGGCCCGGCACGTGATCTACGGCGTCTGGCGCAAGACCGTGGAGATCGCCAACGGCGACGAGAAAAACCTCGTGTTCGACTTCACGCAGGAATTCGACCTCACCGTGACCTCGAATCCGAGCAACGCCACCATCTACGTCAACGACCGTTTCCGGGGCTGCTACACCCCCTACATGATCTCCGTGCGGCCGGGATTGCGCCGGATCGACGTACGGCTCGCCGGTTATCACACCCTGGGGGCCAGGGAGCTCATGGTCGAGGAGGGCGTGGGCACGTTCATCCACTTCGACATGCAGCGAACGCCCTGA